In the Actinomycetota bacterium genome, GATGGGACAGCGAGGTGGAGCGTCACGGCCGGGTGGCCGAGGCCTTGGAAAGTCACCTGGAAGGTCTCGAGAAATTGGCTTCGTCGAAGGAAGGACTTGACACGGCACCCGTGGCCGGTTAATCGAGCGGACCTTCGGGGAGACCCGCCGGCGGGTGAAGGTCATCGGCCGTCTCCCGGGCGAGCGGAGCTGCCTGTCGCTGGTGTGGGCGGTGCTCGACCGGGCCGGCCGCGGGTGGCGGGGCGTGGACATGAGCCCCCGCGCCGTTCGCCTGCTCCAGGATCTCCGCCGGGACCTGTTCGGATCGCCCGCTCAAGCGGCGCGAGAGGAGGTGATCGAAGAGACTGTCGTACCCGCTGCGTAAGATGACCAAAAGGAGCTACGCCCTACGGTCATTTACACCAGCCGTGGGACGCCACCGCAGAATCCGGCTTGAAAGACTGGTCAGCTACCGCTCTTGACCACCGGAACAACTGGCTCCGTGAACGTCATGCTCACCGAGGTGGTCGTGTCCGCCCTCGCTCGGGAAGCGAAGGACCGGACCAGGGCGATGACCCCGCCAAGGATAGCAAGCCTCCGCTATTCTCGGTCGTAGGTAGAGATTGGGAGGGAGAAGCCGTTGACCGGCGAGCAGCGGGACTGCATGACAATCCTACGGCACATCGTGGAGGCGGAAGTGCGCTTTGGGCAGGCGGCGGAAGGACAGACATGGGATTTCAGCAAAGCCAGGGATGCCCTGAGAGGGGCCATTGACGAAGCTAGGCAATTCCTGAACAAGCATGGAGAGTCAACCTCGGCTGCCCCGATTCTCCGAGAGATAGACTCGCCTCCCTAGCCCCCGGGCAGACACTCGGGAGAATTGGGGGCGGGCCAGCTCCCGGAAACGTGGCCGTCTGACGGAGGAGGGGACATGAGCGGCGAGGGCGGTTCGCGGACCATCCAGGGGGTCGAGGCGCCCGCCAGTGGCAACTGGGAGATCGCGGGACGTCACCCGCCCTATTGTGCTCTAGGTCGAGTTCTCCGGGTTGAGTCAGGACCCGTAGGGGAACCGTCGGGCCGGGTTCTCCGCGACCACCGAGATCGACCGGGAGGAGTTCGGGGCGAGCCCCGCCCGGGCTCCAGACGATCCCGTCGGCGGGCCCGTACTACATCGCGGACCAGTTCAATGGGGAGTACACGATCCTGAAGCGGAACCCCAACTACACGGGGCCGCGACCGCACCAGCTCGACGCGATCGCGCTCCGCGAGGGCGTCGACGTCCTCGAAGCGACACTGAGGGTCGAGACAGGCGCCTGGGACGGCGTCACGAATTTCCTCGATCCGCAGCTGACCCCTGGCTCCGCGATGGACAGCCGGTACGGGGCGGACGGCGACCGGCTGGGCCCGCCGAGCCCTGGCGGCCGAGCAGCCTGCGGAGCAGGGCGTACAACACCGACATGAACACGGGGCGGGGATGCTACCGGACCGCGCTGATGAGGAAGCGAAACTGAGTTCTGGCACCCTTCAGGCGCGGACCCTCGACGCAGCGCTGGGTCGTCCTCGCGGCGGAGACCAGGCCACATCCGCCGATCCACCGACTCACGATCGGGACTCTTACCAGCTCTGGGCTACCAGCTCGTAGGATTCGACGCTGGCGACCTTGCCTCCCATCGCGTCTGCCACCTCAGTCCGCATGGGGCCGATGGCCTCGACGCTTCCTTCGAGCGCGGCCTCGTCGGCGTAAAATGCGACTGCCACCAGCTTTCCAGCGGACCTGTCCGCCAAGAAGTTGACTGCTGTGAACCCTTGCAAGCCCTTAAGCCCGGGAATGATCTTCTCGTTGATGATCTTGACTGCGTCGTCGATCCTTACTGCGTCACCTTCGATCGTGCTGATTCGCGCCTGCATAGCCATGATCTGTCCTCCTGTCTAGTGGGCCAAGCAATCCTGCGCCGTGAGCGGGCGATTCGCAAACTTTGGCCTCCTGGTCTCACCGGCCGGGTTTCCTTCGTCATCCTATTGACGGATCCAGTCGAGAGCATGCGACCCTCGGACGAGCACGGCTGGCTGGCTGAGCGATTCGAGGCCCACCGGGCGTGCACCCGCGGTCCGAAGGGCATCGGCCTTCCCGGGGGTACGGGTGGTGCCGGCCACCTTGTGGCGCGCTCGACGAGCAGCGGGACGAGCCTGAAGGGTGCCAGAACTCCGATTCGCCTCGTGACCAAGACCGTCCGGTAGCATCCCGGCCCCGTGATCATGTCGGTGCTCTACGCCCTGCTCAGCAGGCTGCTCGGCGTCCTCGCCCGCTCCAAGCGCGGAGAGGTGCTGGAGATCGAGAACGCGGTGCTCAGACATCAGTTGAAAGTCCTGCGCCGTCAGGTCCGCCGGCCGAAATTCCGTCCAGGTGATCGTGCCCTCATGGCGACCGCGAGTCGGACCATGCCCCGGGACCGATGGGCCTCGTTCCTGGTCACTCCCCAGACACTCATCCGCTGGCATCGGGAGCTGGTCCGGCGGAAGTGGACCTACCGGCGTCGACGACGACCCGGACGTCGTCCGATCGACCGGGACGTCCGGGAGCTCGTCCTCCGCCTTGCCAGGGAGAACCCCAGGTGGGGTTACATCCGGATCCAAGGTGAGCTGCGGAAGGCAGGGATCCGGATCGGCGCCACCACGATCAGACGGATCCTCCGTGCTCACGGACTCGGTCCTGCTCCCCGCCGTGAAGGTCCGGCCTGGATGCAGTTCCTCCGGGCCCAGGCCCAGGGCGTCCTCGGCACCGACTTCTTCACCGTCGAGACGATCCGGGCTCAAGACCCTGACAGGCGAGCACGACACCAGGCTGTGGAGGGTGCTGCACCACTACGTGGAGCGTGCCCGGGCAGCGCGATGCGACGAGGCCGTCCGGCAGGTGGGGATCGACGAGACCTCCTCGCGCCGGGGACAGGACTACATCAGCCTGTTCGTCGACCTCGCGGTGCCGAGGGTCCTGTACGCCACAGAGGGCCGCGACCACACCACTGTGGAGCGCTTCGCCGCCGACCTCGCCGCCCACGGGGGGGATCCGGAGAAGATCACCGACGCCTGCTGCGACATGAGCCCCGCCTACATCCTCGGGATCGAGACCTCGCTTCAGAACGCCGAGATCACCTTCGACCGCTACCACCTGGCCCAGCTCCTGTCGAAGGCCATCGACTCCGTCCGCCGCGAGGAGGCTCCCTCCCGTGAGGAGCTCCGCCGGTCGAGGTACCTGTGGCTGAAGCGTCCGGAGAAGCTCACCGATCACCAGCGGGCCGATCTCGCCTGGCTCAGAGTCCGCGACCGCGGCCTGCGCACGGCCCGGGCCTACCGGTGGCGCCTCGCCTTCGACGCGTTCTTCGACCAGCCCCCGGCACTCGCCGAGGACTATCTCGACCGGTGGTACCGCGGCGCCATCCGCAGCCGGCTCGAGCCCATCAAGGACTTCGCCTACACTGTGGGCGAGCACTGGGACGGCGTCCTGCGCTGGCACATCACGAGGATCTCCAACGGCGTGCTCGAGGGGATCAACTCCCTCGTCCAGGCGGCAAAGCGGCGGGCCCGCGGGTACCGCACCGCGACGAACCTCATCGCCATGACCTACCTCATCGCCGGGAAGCTCGACATGGCGTCAGCCCACACGAAGTAGCGAGGAGCCGGCAAATCCCAGGATCCCACGCCAGCCGACTCCGGCTCCCGCATTGAGGTTTGTCGCGGGTCGCTCTTGACCCGAAGGAGCACTCGCGGTCGACGGGAGTCCCGTCGTCAGCTACAGCTCTGCCGCCCTCCTCGCAGTTCTGCATCTTCTCGGCCGTGCCGTTGTAGCCAGTCGAGATAATCCGGTTCTCCC is a window encoding:
- a CDS encoding ISL3 family transposase; the protein is MLHHYVERARAARCDEAVRQVGIDETSSRRGQDYISLFVDLAVPRVLYATEGRDHTTVERFAADLAAHGGDPEKITDACCDMSPAYILGIETSLQNAEITFDRYHLAQLLSKAIDSVRREEAPSREELRRSRYLWLKRPEKLTDHQRADLAWLRVRDRGLRTARAYRWRLAFDAFFDQPPALAEDYLDRWYRGAIRSRLEPIKDFAYTVGEHWDGVLRWHITRISNGVLEGINSLVQAAKRRARGYRTATNLIAMTYLIAGKLDMASAHTK